The Candidatus Binataceae bacterium genome segment GATGGGAAATCACCGAAGCCCTGCAACGCGTCGGCGTCGCCGCGTTTCCTTCGATGAGCAACCAGGATCTGGCCACCAGCGAGCATCTGCGTGAACGCGGGTACCTTGTGCAGCTCGAGCATCCCGAAGTTGGACAGCGGACGCATGTTGGAATCCCCTGGACCCTCGGCGGTAAGTTTTCCAGGGTCGCATCGCCAGCGCCCATGAGAGGAGCTGACACGGATGGCGTCTTGTCGAAGCTGCTGGGCTATTCCCTAGAGAAGATCGATCTGCTTCGAAATGCCGGCGCGCTCAGCTGAATACCAATTCGATTTTTAGAATCTCGATCGCGTCTTTTCCTGAACCCAGCTGCCAGAGGAACAAGTTGACCGACAGACGTATACCTTGGCGACACCTCTTCCCCGGAACCTCGAAACAAGATCTCCGAAAGCGCACCGCAGCAAAGCGAAGCACCTGCGCCGAGGGACCGACTTTGGGGGAACAGCGCGACCTGTCTTCGGACCGAAGGATGACCACCGGGTGACGTTTTCGGTACGCACAGGTATATTGGCGGCCGGCGATGAGCCGCCAACTGCAGTAGACCAAAGTGAGCAATCCATGAAGAGCGCCCTGATTGTCGGCGGTACGGGTCCCAGCGGACCGTTTCTCGCAAACGGCTTGCGCGAGCGTGGGTACAAGGTCGCGATTCTTCACCGTGGAACACACGAAATTCCGGAGATCGGCCCCGACGTCGAGCACATTCATGCAGACCCGCATTTTCGCGAGACACTCGACCTCGCAATTGGAGGGCGCGAATTCGACGTGGTGATCGCGACTTACGGACGGATCCGCATTGTCGCTGAGGCGTTCGCCGGCAAAACCGGCCAGTTCATAGCAATCGGTGGCGTGCCCGCCTATCGCGGCTACTTCGTTCCGTCCGCCAATTTTCCCGCTGGTCTGCCGATTCCGGTTCCCGAGACTGCCCCCACGGTTGAAAGCGAAGCGGACCATCGCTTCTCATACCTGATCGCCAGCACCGAACAGGCGGTCCTCGCCGCTCACCCGCGCGGCGTGGTTTACCGCTATCCGTATGTGTATGGACCGTACCAGCTGATTCCGCGCGAATGGTGTGTGATTCGGCGCGTTCTCGATCGGCGCCCTTTCATGATCTTGGCTGACGGGGGTCTGAACCTGATGACTCATGGCTACGCTGGCAACCTGGCTCATGGCGTGCTGCTCGCGGTCGACGACGCGGATGCGGCCGCCGGTCAAATCTACAACTGCGGCGACGATCGTCAATTCTCTATTCGCCAGATTGTCGAGATTATCGCCGATGAGATGAATCACCGATTGGAGATCATTGATCTACCGGCCAAGGTCGCTTACCCGTCCCGCGGAATCAGTCTCGAAATAACGCCGCATCACAAGCTCCTGGACTTGCACAAGATCAAGACGCAATTGGGATATAGCGATCCCCTTCCTCCCGAAGAGGCGCTTCGACGTACCACGCGTTGGTATATCGAACACCAGCCCGAACGGAGTGGTGACCTCGAGAGGCGTCTTCAAGACTCGTTCGACTACGACGTCGAGGACCAGCTCGCCGCAATTTATCGCGACGCGGCTGAACGCGCCCGCGCATTCCATCGCGAGGCAGTGCCCACGCCTCATCCCTATCCTCACCCGAGGGCGCCCAACCTTACTCGCGACCATCGTAATCGCTAGGTGAGGGGCTGGCTCATTGTCTCGAATCCAAAGGGTCCGCGGCCAACTGCCCTCTCGATGTAGTCACGCTCCGCTTGGACAGGATCAGGCGGGACGAGAATGGGGAACGGCAGACGTTTTAATTACAAATTCGCAAGGGCAAAAGGCGAACGATCTATCTGAGTCCAACGGCCACGAATTCGGCAACTGCGGAGCAAACGGGAGTCGATAGATGGAGTTCCCTGAGCTCGTGCCCGGCGCAATTGTGGCTAAAGAACGCGTCTTGGTCGTGACGGGAACGGGAAAAAAGGGTCGGATTTAAGGTTGGCGCGCGACCAAAGCACTGAAACAACCTGGCTGGATTCTTTTGGTTGAAACCATGCCAAAAACGCGCTCTGCTTACCTCTAACTTCCAGGGTGCCCAGCGGCGGAGGGGCACCGTTTTGAGTTTCCAGTGGGCGAACATTTTGCGCAGGGAGATTCTCTTTGAAACGCGGCTGCGACCGCAAAAGCCAGGGAGGAATCACAATGAACAAGGATTTCGAATTTAAACAGCTGCTCCGGGCCTATCGCAAAGGCATCATCAGCGAGGAGACCTTCGAGCAAGAGGTCGGCACAATCGAGAACGGGGTCGGTACCACTAATGGCGCGGGCATAAAGGCTTTCGGCCGAAGCTTCGGATGTGAACGTGATGCGGTCCTGTATTTTCTGGACAGATTCGGCTCTGCGGAAGGTGCAGCGGAAGTGGCCCTGCGAAAGTGGGATGCGGTTTCGAAGACTGACTGCGTGCGTGGTGGTGTCCGTATGGTCGCTGAGCGGGAAGGTTACCATTCGCGAGTGTTCGAGCGGCGACTGCGTGAACTAGGGGGCACAAAGAAAGAAAATGGGAGCGATGTGGCGCGTCAACTCGAATATTACGCTGACCCTAACCTCTCCGATGCCGAAAAGCTTCTGCGTGCTACCTCTTTTGCAGGTCCCGACCCGATGAAGTTCCTTCAACCAATCTTCGACTTTGCTGAATCAATAAAAGAAGATCAGCTTACCAAGGAGATCGCGCGTTTATACGCTAAAGACGAGTTGGCTAGTGCGACTTGGCTCTACGAAGCTTGTGCGCTTCTCAATGGAAAGCCGGCCGACGCGCGCGCCTGACTGCCACTGCTAACTTAGGCTCGAACCGGACCAAACCTAACGGAACCGAGGGCTAGATGTTTCTGAAACCCTAGCCCTCGGATTCTGCGCGAGCAGGCAATTGCCTAACGCCCTGAACTCATTCGCCCTGCACATATAGACGAATTCGCGCGTACTCTAGGCGATTCCTTAAGCCGGATCGAGGCAAGACTCGTGTGTCGTTGCCCGCATCCGATCCATCAGTGACAGAGTACGATCGGTCGACGAAAGCGACCGCTCGATATAGAGTTGCGTGAGTCTGCGATTTGGTGCGGTCATGAGCCTGGGTTCACTGCAGTTCGATCCACTTTCTTCGCGCGCGCGGCTGATTATCTACATCGATTTCAAGAGTCCCTACGCGTACTTGGCGAAGGACCCGAGCTGGGCGCTAGCCGACGAACTTAAGCTCGATATCGATTGGCGTCCCTTCACCCTCGACATCCCCAGTTATCTCGGCTCGGCGAGACTCGATAAGGAGAATCGTGTTGTCGAGAGTCAGCGCACCGACACACAGTGGAGGGCGGTAAAGGCGGCCTATGGGGACGTGCGCCGCTACGGCTCCCTCCACAAACTCGTGGTGCGGGGAACCACGAAGATATGGGACTCGTCGCTGGCTGCGATCGGAATGCTGTGGGCAAAACGGCACGGAACCTTGGTGCTACGCGCGTACATGGGGGCGACGTACGAGCGCTTCTGGAAGCGCGACCTCGACATCGAAGACGTCTCAATCATCGAGGGCGTACTTCAAGAGACAGGTGCTAATACAGAAAAATTTCGCGAATACGTGTCAGGAGAGGGTCGAGAACTTCACGATCTTATCCAGCGGTCCGCCTTTGACGCGGGGATCTTCGGTGTGCCGACTTTCATCGTAGAGCGAGAGCTGTTCTTCGGACGAGAGCACCTGCCGCGCATCAAGTGGATACTCCTGGGACGCCACGGCTCGGCTCCAGACGTTGCCTATGAAAGCGGCGAACCGGTGATGACCGGCGCTACCAACCGCGCAACGCTTACGCTCGCGATCGATTTTACGAGTCCACGTGCCTATCTGGCCCATGGGCCGACCTGTGCATTGGCTGAGCAGCTCGGAATCGAAATCGACTGGAAGCCGTTTCTCGTTGAGTCGCGACCAGCGCCGATGGCACCGTCACGTGCAGAGGATCGCGGCGGGCGTCATCGGGCGATTCGCGCCGCTTACGTGCAGCGCGATTTGGCGCGGTATCTAGCCGATCGCGGCATCGTTCGCGATCTTGGCAAGGTGGCGAATTCAAGACTTGCGGCGATCACACTCCTATGGTTGGAACGCGAGTCCAAACACCTGGTTAGCAACTATGTTCAGAAAGTCTTCGAGGGCTACTGGCGGGGAGAACTTGACATCGAAGACGAATCCGCGCTCCGCGGCCTGCTGCAAAAGATTGGAGCGCCGCTGCCCGGATATGAGACGTTCGCCAGAGGAGAGGGGCTCGCCGCCCT includes the following:
- a CDS encoding CoA transferase, encoding WEITEALQRVGVAAFPSMSNQDLATSEHLRERGYLVQLEHPEVGQRTHVGIPWTLGGKFSRVASPAPMRGADTDGVLSKLLGYSLEKIDLLRNAGALS
- a CDS encoding DsbA family protein, with the translated sequence MSLRFGAVMSLGSLQFDPLSSRARLIIYIDFKSPYAYLAKDPSWALADELKLDIDWRPFTLDIPSYLGSARLDKENRVVESQRTDTQWRAVKAAYGDVRRYGSLHKLVVRGTTKIWDSSLAAIGMLWAKRHGTLVLRAYMGATYERFWKRDLDIEDVSIIEGVLQETGANTEKFREYVSGEGRELHDLIQRSAFDAGIFGVPTFIVERELFFGREHLPRIKWILLGRHGSAPDVAYESGEPVMTGATNRATLTLAIDFTSPRAYLAHGPTCALAEQLGIEIDWKPFLVESRPAPMAPSRAEDRGGRHRAIRAAYVQRDLARYLADRGIVRDLGKVANSRLAAITLLWLERESKHLVSNYVQKVFEGYWRGELDIEDESALRGLLQKIGAPLPGYETFARGEGLAALDRVRSELLNAGVFDVPAYMIAGEVFVGREHLPLIRNRLGYP